Proteins encoded within one genomic window of Eurosta solidaginis isolate ZX-2024a chromosome 1, ASM4086904v1, whole genome shotgun sequence:
- the Slbp gene encoding histone RNA hairpin-binding protein, with translation MLRNATSAERSPLRKSIGECSHNSSASSIMSFHGSWAQEVHNAEHDKSRRSSLNKSVEINNRNGQEIANDNDSSQEEVNTSKSAASQDREISLEFIEGVNEEKYERLLKEDKLKTPFKRRYSHTPSNDSRSDSPNDWNSDYGDGDGAGLDNDHCINENGNFKRSTNHSKCQYDAQKRSRYNSNGSHASSSRNRGEREDDPAILSRRQKQIEYGKNTLAYERYIEMVPRHQRTRDHPRTPDKFGKYSRRTFDGIVKVWRKQLHYYDPEPAAGTATGGANDDDTESD, from the exons ATGTTACGTAACGCAACGTCTGCAGAAAGATCGCCTTTGCGAAAAAGTATCGGCGAATGCAGTCACAATTCTTCAGCTTCGTCTATCATGTCTTTTCATGGATCTTGGGCGCAGGAGGTGCACAACGCTGAACATGACAAAAGTCGT cGTTCGTCACTAAATAAAAGTGTAGAAATCAACAATAGAAATGGACAAGAAATAGCAAATGACAATGATAGTAGTCAAGAGGAAGTTAATACTTCTAAATCTGCAGCATCTCAGGATCGTGAGATATCACTAGAGTTCATAGAAGGAGTTAATGAAGAAAAGTATGAGCGTTTATtaaaagaggataaattaaaaACACCTTTCAAAAGACGCTACTCACACACACCAAGTAATGACAGTCGCTCTGATAGTCCTAATGATTGGAATAGTGATTATGGTGATGGAGATGGCGCCGGGCTTGATAATGATCATTGTATTAACGAAAACGGAAATTTTAAGCGCTCCACTAATCATAGCAAATGCCAATATGACGCACAAAAACGTTCACGGTATAATAGTAACGGATCTCATGCATCCTCATCGAGAAATAGAGGGGAAAGAGAAGACGATCCAGCTATATTGTCACGTCGTCAAAAACAAATTGAATATGGCAAAAATACTTTGGCATATGAACGTTATATAGAAATGGTACCGCGACATCAACGTACACGCGATCATCCTCGAACACCGGATAAGTTTGGAAAATATAGTCGTCGCACATTTGATGGGATAGTAAAAGTGTGGCGCAAGCAGCTACACTACTATGACCCAGAACCAGCTGCTGGCACAGCAACCGGTGGGGCGAATGATGATGATACTGAATCGGATTAG